A single window of Microaerobacter geothermalis DNA harbors:
- the lysS gene encoding lysine--tRNA ligase, whose amino-acid sequence MSQEVELNELLLVRRQKLDELRQMGVDPFGVKFVPTESAQEILDRYAQIEKEELDKMEVEVSIAGRIMAKRGHGKAGFAHIQDRTNRIQIYVRLDTVGDQSYRVFELCDIGDIVGVKGKVFKTNRGETSVKVEQFVLLTKSLRPLPEKFHGLKDVELRYRQRYLDLIMNPDVKETFIIRSKVIQNMRRFLDDRGYLEVETPTLHSIAGGAAARPFITHHNALDMPLFMRIAIELHLKRLIVGGLEKVYEIGRVYRNEGVSTRHNPEFTMIELYEAYANFHDIMRLTEDMIQFIALQVLGKTKIEYQGHQVELKTPWKRISMVDAIKEVVGIDFSREMTDAEARQLAKEHNVEITEHMTFGHVVNEFFEQFVEETLIQPTFVYGHPVEISPLAKKNEKDPRFTDRFELFIVGREHANAFSELNDPIDQRDRFEKQLEEREMGNDEAHEMDEDFIESLEYGMPPTGGLGIGVDRLVMLLTDSPSIRDVLLFPLMRERKTES is encoded by the coding sequence ATGAGCCAAGAGGTAGAATTAAATGAACTGCTTCTTGTGCGCCGCCAAAAATTGGACGAACTCAGACAAATGGGGGTTGATCCCTTTGGAGTTAAGTTTGTACCAACAGAATCAGCACAAGAAATTTTAGATCGATACGCTCAGATTGAGAAGGAAGAATTGGACAAAATGGAGGTAGAAGTGAGTATAGCTGGCCGTATCATGGCCAAAAGAGGCCATGGTAAGGCTGGCTTTGCTCATATTCAAGACAGAACAAATCGGATTCAAATTTATGTTCGATTGGATACCGTAGGCGATCAGTCTTATCGGGTTTTTGAACTGTGTGATATTGGTGATATTGTAGGGGTCAAGGGGAAAGTTTTTAAAACAAATCGAGGAGAAACCAGCGTAAAGGTTGAGCAATTTGTACTGTTAACTAAATCCCTTAGGCCCCTTCCGGAAAAATTTCATGGATTAAAAGATGTTGAACTTCGATATAGGCAGCGGTATTTAGATCTTATTATGAATCCTGATGTGAAGGAAACTTTTATCATTAGGAGTAAAGTAATTCAAAATATGAGAAGATTTCTTGACGATAGAGGGTATTTGGAAGTAGAGACTCCTACCCTCCATTCCATCGCAGGAGGAGCAGCAGCCCGTCCTTTTATTACTCATCACAATGCCTTGGACATGCCATTATTTATGAGAATTGCCATTGAACTTCATCTTAAAAGATTAATCGTTGGCGGTCTGGAAAAAGTATACGAAATAGGCAGAGTTTATCGGAATGAGGGGGTTTCCACACGCCATAATCCAGAATTTACCATGATAGAACTTTATGAAGCCTATGCAAATTTTCATGATATTATGCGATTGACTGAAGATATGATCCAATTTATTGCCTTGCAAGTTCTTGGAAAAACAAAGATTGAATACCAAGGGCATCAGGTTGAGTTAAAGACTCCGTGGAAAAGGATTTCCATGGTAGATGCCATAAAAGAAGTGGTAGGCATTGACTTTAGTAGAGAAATGACAGACGCCGAGGCTCGACAGTTAGCTAAAGAGCATAACGTTGAAATTACCGAGCATATGACCTTTGGTCACGTCGTCAACGAGTTTTTTGAACAATTTGTTGAAGAAACACTGATTCAACCAACCTTTGTATACGGTCACCCGGTAGAAATATCTCCTTTAGCAAAAAAGAACGAAAAAGATCCCCGTTTCACAGATCGATTTGAACTGTTTATCGTTGGCCGTGAACATGCAAATGCCTTTTCCGAGCTTAATGACCCCATTGACCAACGTGACAGATTTGAGAAGCAACTAGAAGAAAGGGAAATGGGAAATGATGAGGCCCATGAAATGGATGAAGATTTTATAGAATCTCTTGAATATGGGATGCCTCCAACAGGGGGATTGGGAATCGGAGTAGACAGGCTGGTAATGCTGCTAACGGACTCTCCCTCAATCAGGGATGTATTGTTATTTCCTTTGATGAGAGAAAGGAAAACTGAATCATAA
- the greA gene encoding transcription elongation factor GreA, with product MSEKEVILTPDGLKRLEEELEELKSVKRKEVAERIKEAISYGDISENSEYEEAKNEQAFIEGRIITLEKLLRNARVIRNDDVHTDVVSIGSTVKLKDLEFGDEVEYTIVGSAESDPFNNKISNESPVGKAILNKQKGAIVEVNVPAGVIQYKILDIRK from the coding sequence ATGTCAGAAAAAGAAGTGATTTTAACACCTGATGGTCTTAAGAGACTTGAAGAAGAATTAGAGGAGTTAAAATCGGTCAAACGAAAAGAAGTTGCTGAACGGATAAAAGAAGCGATTAGTTATGGAGATATTAGTGAGAATTCGGAATATGAAGAAGCTAAGAATGAACAGGCTTTTATTGAAGGCCGAATTATTACCCTGGAGAAATTACTAAGAAATGCAAGAGTGATTCGAAATGATGATGTACATACCGATGTTGTAAGCATAGGATCTACTGTGAAATTAAAGGATTTGGAATTTGGGGATGAGGTAGAATACACGATTGTTGGTTCTGCTGAATCCGATCCGTTTAATAATAAAATTTCCAACGAGTCTCCTGTGGGAAAAGCCATTCTTAATAAACAAAAGGGAGCGATTGTGGAAGTTAATGTCCCTGCTGGCGTGATCCAATATAAAATACTTGATATAAGAAAATAG
- the dusB gene encoding tRNA dihydrouridine synthase DusB — translation MKIGDIVLNNNVVLAPMAGVCNPAFRLIAKEFGTGLVCAEMVSDKAILHGNERTIRMLYVDEREKPLSLQIFGGDKDSLVEAAKIVDTETNADIIDINMGCPVPKITKCDAGAKWLLDPRKIEEMVSAVVKVVHKPVTVKMRMGWDNQHIFAVENARAVERAGGQAVTIHGRTREQMYSGKANWDIIKEVKEAVSIPVIGNGDVFSPEDAKRLIDHTGCDGVMIGRAALGNPWMLYRTVHYLTKGELLPEPTAKEKINIALLHMDRLIKIKGEKMAVLEMRKHAAWYIKGLKGAAQVREKVNEQTTREGMARILLDFVEQLENMDQVHRPKTLH, via the coding sequence ATGAAAATCGGAGATATTGTTTTAAATAATAATGTTGTATTGGCACCGATGGCAGGGGTTTGTAACCCTGCATTCCGTTTGATTGCTAAGGAATTTGGAACAGGTTTGGTCTGTGCTGAAATGGTAAGTGACAAGGCCATTCTGCACGGAAATGAAAGAACTATTCGTATGCTTTATGTAGATGAAAGGGAAAAACCCTTAAGCTTACAGATATTTGGTGGAGACAAGGATTCTCTGGTGGAAGCGGCAAAGATTGTCGATACTGAGACGAACGCGGATATTATCGACATTAATATGGGTTGTCCTGTTCCTAAAATCACCAAATGTGATGCAGGTGCAAAATGGCTTCTTGATCCCCGAAAAATTGAGGAAATGGTATCAGCTGTTGTCAAGGTTGTTCATAAACCGGTTACCGTAAAAATGCGGATGGGATGGGATAATCAGCATATCTTTGCTGTTGAAAATGCAAGGGCCGTAGAGCGTGCAGGAGGACAAGCCGTCACTATACACGGCAGAACGAGAGAACAGATGTATAGCGGTAAAGCGAATTGGGACATTATTAAAGAAGTGAAGGAAGCAGTATCCATACCTGTTATTGGAAATGGCGACGTATTTTCTCCGGAAGATGCAAAACGATTAATTGATCATACCGGCTGTGATGGCGTGATGATTGGGCGGGCAGCATTAGGCAACCCATGGATGTTGTATCGGACCGTTCATTATTTGACAAAAGGGGAATTGCTTCCGGAACCTACAGCAAAGGAAAAAATAAATATTGCTCTTCTTCATATGGATCGTTTAATAAAAATAAAGGGGGAAAAAATGGCGGTCTTAGAGATGAGAAAGCATGCAGCATGGTATATAAAGGGATTAAAGGGTGCTGCACAGGTAAGGGAAAAAGTAAATGAACAGACTACCAGAGAGGGAATGGCCCGAATTCTTTTGGATTTTGTTGAACAGTTAGAAAATATGGACCAAGTTCATCGGCCAAAGACGCTTCACTAA
- the folK gene encoding 2-amino-4-hydroxy-6-hydroxymethyldihydropteridine diphosphokinase — protein MKPCKAYLGLGANIGDREDQLIKALELINSNNEMEVTKLSSVYETEPVGYIEQPPFLNMVIEINTYLEPEALLYRLLFIEKSLGRERKLKWGPRTIDIDILLYDKLEINRPDLIIPHPRMIERAFVIIPLMDLNPDLMIPGLGKSVKELAKTINIRGITPLKEIQIVGEQHENRRYCFK, from the coding sequence ATGAAACCGTGTAAAGCTTATCTGGGGTTGGGAGCTAATATTGGAGATAGGGAAGATCAGCTGATAAAAGCTTTGGAACTTATCAACTCTAATAATGAGATGGAGGTTACCAAATTATCTTCTGTTTATGAAACAGAACCAGTGGGGTATATTGAGCAGCCTCCTTTCCTGAATATGGTTATTGAAATAAATACGTATTTGGAACCTGAAGCACTGCTTTACCGATTATTATTCATTGAGAAATCATTAGGTAGAGAAAGAAAATTAAAGTGGGGGCCGAGAACGATCGATATAGATATCTTATTATATGATAAACTAGAAATAAATCGGCCTGATTTAATCATTCCCCATCCGAGAATGATTGAACGAGCTTTTGTGATAATTCCGTTAATGGATCTGAATCCTGATCTGATGATTCCCGGCTTAGGGAAGTCCGTGAAAGAGCTGGCTAAGACGATCAATATCAGGGGAATTACCCCGTTAAAGGAGATTCAAATTGTGGGTGAACAACATGAAAATCGGAGATATTGTTTTAAATAA
- the folB gene encoding dihydroneopterin aldolase, whose protein sequence is MDQIHLRGLQFFAYHGVFPEENKLGQRYIINLTLSLDLSKAGKSDDLSETVNYAEIYHVVEDIVKGETYQLIESLAERIAQKLLFHYPIENVDVEVIKPNPPIDGNLDYISVQIRRGHETV, encoded by the coding sequence ATGGATCAGATTCACTTACGAGGGTTACAATTTTTCGCATATCATGGTGTATTTCCAGAAGAAAACAAGTTAGGTCAAAGGTACATCATTAACCTTACCTTGTCCTTAGATTTATCTAAAGCCGGGAAGAGTGACGATCTGTCAGAAACCGTTAATTATGCGGAAATTTATCATGTCGTAGAGGATATCGTGAAGGGTGAAACATATCAGCTGATTGAATCCCTAGCGGAAAGAATAGCCCAAAAGCTTTTATTTCACTATCCTATTGAGAATGTAGATGTAGAAGTAATTAAACCTAACCCGCCTATTGATGGGAATCTAGATTATATTTCAGTTCAAATCAGGAGGGGTCATGAAACCGTGTAA
- the folP gene encoding dihydropteroate synthase encodes MKYNPYQLFPENQLDIMDYMKEIGADVGGIHLMAPKAESLFIHLQNVSLIQANILKQEMLSKGGDAVVHKLVSTLKKDHSDVILIATLKQLREVIRKLKSQPFGLKRMAEELEEFLLSRERGKDVRSLDCRGKVLELGRKTLVMGIVNVTPDSFSDGGKYDDLERAVQHGKQLVLEGADILDIGGESTRPGHLPVPLEEEVRRVIPVIEALSKEVDVPISIDTYKAEVARKAVEAGAHLINDVWGCKADLSMAKTAAQLDVPIILMHNRETADYTNLIDDMVKDLRRSIQLALEAGIHKEKIIVDPGIGFGKTYEDNLEVMRRLEIFSSLGYPLLLGTSRKSMIGNTLHLPVDQRVEGTAATLVVGIMKGAQIVRVHDVKEMVRVCRMTDAMIRR; translated from the coding sequence ATGAAATATAACCCATATCAGCTGTTTCCAGAAAATCAGTTAGATATTATGGATTACATGAAGGAGATAGGAGCTGATGTTGGGGGAATTCACCTGATGGCTCCAAAAGCTGAGTCTTTGTTCATTCATCTTCAAAATGTATCTTTAATTCAAGCCAATATATTGAAGCAGGAGATGTTGTCTAAAGGTGGAGATGCCGTTGTCCATAAACTGGTTTCCACATTGAAGAAGGATCATTCCGATGTGATTCTGATCGCTACTCTGAAGCAATTGAGGGAAGTGATAAGGAAATTAAAAAGCCAGCCCTTTGGATTAAAAAGAATGGCTGAGGAATTAGAGGAATTTTTATTGTCCAGGGAAAGGGGCAAGGATGTAAGATCCCTTGATTGCCGGGGAAAAGTTCTTGAACTTGGAAGAAAAACGCTTGTAATGGGAATTGTAAATGTAACGCCGGATTCTTTTTCTGATGGCGGAAAATATGATGATTTGGAACGAGCCGTTCAACATGGGAAACAACTCGTTTTAGAGGGGGCAGACATTCTAGATATAGGTGGTGAGTCAACAAGACCTGGACACCTCCCAGTACCCTTGGAAGAGGAGGTTCGGAGGGTCATCCCAGTTATTGAGGCTCTTTCCAAGGAGGTGGATGTTCCCATTTCCATAGATACTTATAAAGCAGAGGTTGCTAGGAAAGCAGTTGAAGCTGGAGCTCATCTCATCAATGATGTTTGGGGCTGCAAAGCAGACCTAAGTATGGCAAAGACAGCTGCCCAATTAGATGTTCCCATTATCCTGATGCATAACCGGGAAACCGCTGATTACACCAATCTAATTGATGATATGGTAAAGGATTTGCGAAGAAGCATTCAGTTGGCTTTGGAAGCTGGAATTCATAAGGAAAAGATTATCGTAGACCCTGGAATAGGGTTTGGTAAGACCTATGAGGACAACCTTGAAGTCATGAGGCGTCTGGAAATTTTCTCATCTCTAGGGTATCCTCTTTTACTGGGAACTTCTAGGAAATCAATGATCGGCAATACTCTTCATCTTCCTGTGGATCAAAGGGTAGAAGGGACAGCCGCCACCCTTGTAGTAGGGATCATGAAAGGTGCACAAATTGTAAGAGTCCATGATGTAAAAGAAATGGTTCGCGTCTGTCGTATGACGGATGCGATGATAAGGAGATAA
- a CDS encoding aminotransferase class IV: MKILLNGKLYNRDEAVCSVMDHGLLYGISVFETLRLYDGFPFLYKDHYLRLSSALVELGVKCPFTDEDFIEMIQFTAYSNELNQAYIRVTVTAGIEELGIPYGEYHSPQVIVMATPLKQTRSNKKGLIPLNVPRNTPEGYQRYKASFINNRIGKRELGNQPHMEGLFLTREGYIAEGIVSNIFFVKSGILHTPSLETGILPGVTRKFVMALARKLGIPFQEGLYKLEELETSEEVFITNSVQEIVPISFIQNRIWDKHPLSSFLHGEYKKYVYDLNSYRNI, translated from the coding sequence ATGAAGATTTTACTGAATGGGAAATTGTACAATAGAGATGAAGCCGTTTGTTCCGTAATGGACCACGGCTTGTTATATGGTATTTCCGTTTTTGAAACATTACGGTTGTATGACGGATTTCCTTTTCTTTATAAAGACCATTATTTACGATTGTCATCTGCCCTTGTTGAATTGGGTGTAAAATGTCCATTTACAGATGAAGATTTTATCGAAATGATCCAGTTTACTGCCTATTCCAATGAATTAAATCAGGCTTATATACGGGTGACTGTCACTGCAGGAATTGAGGAATTGGGGATTCCTTACGGTGAATATCATTCGCCTCAGGTCATTGTGATGGCAACCCCTTTAAAGCAAACAAGAAGTAACAAAAAAGGGTTAATTCCTTTAAACGTACCTAGAAATACACCGGAAGGATATCAAAGATATAAGGCATCCTTTATTAATAATAGAATTGGGAAAAGAGAACTGGGCAACCAACCTCATATGGAAGGACTTTTTTTGACTCGTGAAGGGTATATAGCAGAAGGAATTGTCAGCAATATTTTCTTTGTGAAATCAGGAATTCTTCATACCCCATCCCTCGAGACGGGCATTTTGCCAGGTGTTACACGAAAATTTGTAATGGCTTTGGCCCGCAAACTAGGCATTCCATTTCAGGAAGGATTATATAAGTTGGAGGAGTTGGAAACCTCTGAAGAGGTGTTTATAACAAATTCCGTCCAGGAAATTGTGCCGATTTCCTTCATCCAGAACCGGATATGGGACAAACATCCGCTAAGCTCATTTTTGCATGGTGAATATAAGAAATATGTGTATGATTTAAATTCTTATCGTAATATTTGA
- the pabA gene encoding aminodeoxychorismate/anthranilate synthase component II has protein sequence MILMIDNYDSFTYNLVQYLGEIGEELKVYRNDEIRLTEIEELDPDFIMISPGPCTPNEAGISLEAIRYFSGKIPIFGVCLGHQAIAQVFGGEVVRADRLMHGKTSEILHDGKTIFDGIPSPFRATRYHSLIVRRETLPPVLEISAWTDQGEIMGIRHRELAVEGVQFHPESIITDYGKQLLQNFLMNYKK, from the coding sequence ATGATATTGATGATTGATAATTACGATTCGTTTACTTATAATTTAGTCCAATATCTTGGTGAAATTGGTGAAGAGTTGAAGGTTTATCGCAATGATGAAATTCGTTTAACGGAGATAGAAGAATTAGACCCGGATTTCATCATGATTTCCCCCGGACCCTGTACTCCTAATGAAGCAGGAATCAGTCTTGAAGCAATTCGGTATTTTTCCGGGAAAATACCCATATTTGGGGTCTGTCTTGGGCATCAAGCTATTGCTCAGGTATTTGGGGGAGAGGTTGTACGTGCTGACAGATTGATGCATGGAAAAACATCAGAAATACTTCATGATGGGAAGACAATTTTTGATGGAATTCCTTCACCTTTTCGAGCAACAAGATACCATTCCCTTATTGTGCGAAGGGAAACCCTTCCTCCTGTATTGGAAATCAGTGCTTGGACTGATCAAGGGGAGATTATGGGAATCAGACACCGTGAATTAGCGGTGGAGGGGGTTCAATTTCACCCTGAATCAATTATTACAGATTATGGAAAGCAGCTGCTTCAAAATTTCTTAATGAACTATAAGAAATAG
- a CDS encoding peptidyl-prolyl cis-trans isomerase: MKSGWMRGIIILLVFVLGLSIGYFLPDRKEKMDVPVASVGDEIITELMWLNQLKEDYGEQVLQDMIDRKVVFSEANRLGITVSDKEIEQEIQKMRKAYENDEQFLNSLKEQSGTTLEQLKEDMRYYLTWEKLATKDVVVSDPEIEEYYNNNLYLFQEPEKVHAWQIVVSTEEEAKQVIRELEEGTDFSTLAKERSMDLLTANQGGDLGFISLNDSYFDPSFLEVAFSLKEGEISSPIPVEKGFVILKVTEKVKERIIPLDEVKDTIRKEIALSQVPSLPQVLDQLRKQAKAQILINDNGK, from the coding sequence ATGAAGAGCGGATGGATGCGGGGAATTATTATTCTTTTAGTTTTTGTTTTAGGCTTATCAATCGGATATTTTTTGCCAGACAGGAAGGAGAAGATGGATGTTCCTGTTGCTTCAGTCGGGGATGAAATCATCACAGAATTAATGTGGCTAAATCAATTAAAAGAAGATTACGGTGAACAGGTTCTTCAGGATATGATCGACAGAAAAGTGGTTTTCTCTGAAGCCAATCGATTAGGGATTACTGTCTCTGACAAGGAAATTGAACAGGAAATCCAGAAAATGAGAAAGGCATATGAAAATGATGAACAGTTTCTCAACTCATTAAAGGAGCAATCAGGAACAACTTTGGAACAGTTGAAAGAGGATATGCGCTATTATTTAACGTGGGAAAAATTGGCCACCAAAGATGTTGTTGTTTCTGATCCGGAAATAGAGGAATACTACAATAACAATCTTTATTTGTTTCAAGAACCTGAAAAAGTTCATGCCTGGCAGATAGTTGTCTCGACTGAAGAAGAAGCAAAACAGGTGATAAGAGAATTGGAAGAGGGTACAGACTTTTCTACCTTGGCAAAGGAGAGATCAATGGATCTTTTAACGGCTAATCAGGGAGGGGATTTAGGTTTCATTTCATTAAATGATTCCTACTTTGATCCTTCCTTTTTAGAGGTCGCCTTTTCCCTCAAAGAAGGGGAAATCAGTTCACCAATTCCTGTGGAAAAAGGCTTTGTCATTTTAAAAGTAACAGAGAAAGTAAAGGAAAGGATCATCCCTTTGGATGAAGTCAAAGATACCATCAGAAAAGAAATTGCCTTATCCCAAGTTCCATCCTTACCGCAAGTGTTGGATCAATTAAGAAAACAGGCCAAGGCACAAATATTGATTAATGATAATGGTAAGTGA
- the hslO gene encoding Hsp33 family molecular chaperone HslO has product MSDYLIKATAYSGQIRAYSCRSTRLADEIRRRHGTWPTATAAMGRAISAGAMMGAMLKSEKDQLTIQIKGNGPLGHIVVDANGKGEVRGYVHHPHVNLPLNEKGKLDVAGAVGREGFIYVIKDLGLKEPYRGSIPIVSGELGEDFTYYFAKSEQTPSAVGLGVIVETDGSVRAAGGFIIQVMPQADDHVIDSIEERISQIDSVSRLIEEGLTPEEMLKNILTDDLKILERRSLYFSCRCSVERVKNMLVSLGREELNDMIKNEQETEIICQFCNEKYVFKKQEIERFLEQLNC; this is encoded by the coding sequence ATGTCAGATTATTTGATAAAGGCAACCGCTTATTCAGGACAGATTAGAGCGTATTCATGCCGCTCAACCCGCCTGGCAGATGAAATAAGAAGGAGGCATGGTACTTGGCCTACAGCCACTGCTGCTATGGGTAGAGCGATTTCAGCAGGGGCGATGATGGGAGCCATGTTAAAAAGTGAAAAAGACCAGTTAACCATCCAGATCAAAGGAAATGGACCCTTGGGACATATTGTGGTTGACGCAAATGGAAAAGGGGAAGTTAGGGGTTATGTTCATCATCCTCATGTGAATTTACCCCTAAATGAAAAGGGAAAATTAGATGTTGCCGGCGCCGTGGGAAGAGAAGGTTTTATCTATGTGATTAAGGACTTAGGGTTAAAGGAGCCATACAGAGGAAGTATTCCAATCGTTTCAGGAGAGTTGGGAGAAGATTTTACTTACTACTTTGCAAAATCTGAGCAAACCCCTTCAGCTGTAGGACTAGGGGTAATTGTTGAGACCGATGGGTCAGTAAGAGCCGCAGGCGGTTTTATCATCCAAGTCATGCCTCAAGCGGATGATCATGTCATTGACTCAATTGAGGAAAGGATTTCACAAATCGATTCCGTATCTCGACTGATCGAGGAAGGACTGACACCCGAAGAAATGCTAAAGAATATTCTGACTGATGATCTAAAAATATTAGAGAGAAGAAGCCTTTATTTTTCATGTCGCTGCTCTGTAGAGAGAGTGAAGAATATGTTAGTTAGCTTGGGCCGTGAAGAGTTGAATGACATGATAAAAAATGAACAAGAAACAGAGATCATTTGTCAATTTTGCAATGAAAAATATGTATTTAAAAAGCAAGAGATAGAAAGATTTTTGGAACAATTAAATTGTTAA
- a CDS encoding type III pantothenate kinase, with protein sequence MLLVMDVGNTNIVIGVYKGGDLEHHWRIATNRNQTEDEYGIIVKNLFHDAGLFVGEIKGIVISSVVPPLMFALERMSEKYFNQKPMIVGPGIKTGLNIKTENPREVGADRIVNAVAAIQLYGTPLIIVDFGTATTFCYVNEEGHLMGSAIAPGIQISTEALYSKAAKLPRIELAKPPSVVGRNTITAMQSGIFYGFVGQVDGIVGRMKEISMSEPTVVATGGLAELIAKESKHIDIINPFLTLQGLQIIFERNRGT encoded by the coding sequence ATGTTGCTTGTAATGGATGTAGGAAATACAAATATTGTAATTGGTGTATATAAAGGGGGGGATTTGGAGCACCATTGGCGAATCGCAACTAATCGGAATCAAACAGAGGATGAATACGGGATTATTGTAAAAAATCTGTTCCATGATGCCGGGCTGTTTGTTGGGGAAATAAAAGGAATTGTCATTTCATCGGTAGTTCCCCCCCTTATGTTTGCTTTGGAACGGATGTCGGAGAAATATTTTAATCAAAAACCAATGATTGTCGGACCCGGAATAAAAACAGGATTAAACATAAAAACAGAAAATCCAAGGGAGGTGGGTGCCGACCGAATCGTCAATGCTGTTGCAGCGATTCAACTTTATGGGACACCGCTCATTATTGTTGATTTCGGTACAGCTACTACCTTCTGTTATGTGAATGAAGAAGGACATTTGATGGGATCTGCCATCGCTCCTGGAATACAGATTTCCACTGAAGCATTGTACAGCAAAGCGGCCAAACTGCCCCGCATAGAACTGGCGAAGCCACCCAGTGTGGTAGGTAGGAACACAATCACCGCGATGCAATCGGGGATTTTCTATGGGTTTGTTGGACAGGTAGATGGAATTGTGGGCAGAATGAAAGAAATAAGCATGTCCGAGCCAACTGTTGTTGCTACAGGAGGCTTGGCAGAATTAATTGCAAAGGAATCAAAACATATCGATATTATTAACCCATTCTTAACCCTTCAAGGATTACAGATTATTTTTGAAAGAAACAGGGGGACATAA
- a CDS encoding CPBP family glutamic-type intramembrane protease, which produces MVFLMTTDETFSGEMDQILQLKEAYTFTTWEPPLFNYLSVKWEQGGLVLPSYSQKGDFRGILIIGEGELTFNPPNEKNPLKTSISSAYFPLNENSWDHLKVELKQTASILPDKVRNKANDMLKDRKLLYFSIYLFGYQRNYIPADKEGLALFHDNQGLWVKYQEYDTIKFQKKGEKVISYDNPLKANPFPKNVIISKVTIITTIFFFMILLLTLMLTVEIFPYRKWEFISNESHHPSNLYLFSIFVLFAVSQIILKDNFHWYGYTINLSLFLLAVIPYLSQRNGWKYIGFSFYHPLKQIVVVLSLSIIFQMAGSLQWPKEMSLPPWGMFFWQFLKTYFFIALIQELYWRIVVQNTLERLLNKWWALFITTFFISVIQFTVNTFEGMMSSTELYLQSFLIAPAGFFVIGLLFIRTRSILSTSLLASLLILLPKWLQY; this is translated from the coding sequence ATGGTTTTTCTTATGACCACCGATGAAACCTTTAGCGGTGAGATGGATCAAATTCTTCAATTGAAGGAAGCATATACCTTTACCACTTGGGAACCACCCTTGTTTAATTATTTGTCCGTAAAATGGGAGCAAGGGGGACTGGTATTACCTAGCTACTCACAAAAAGGTGACTTTCGCGGAATCCTGATAATAGGGGAAGGAGAATTAACCTTCAATCCGCCAAACGAAAAAAACCCATTAAAAACATCTATCTCCTCGGCATATTTTCCTTTAAATGAAAATAGTTGGGATCACTTGAAAGTTGAACTGAAACAAACCGCAAGTATACTCCCTGATAAAGTAAGAAATAAGGCAAACGACATGTTAAAGGACCGGAAGCTTCTCTATTTTTCAATCTATCTTTTTGGGTACCAAAGAAACTATATCCCTGCGGATAAAGAAGGATTAGCTTTATTTCATGATAATCAAGGGCTATGGGTTAAGTACCAGGAATATGACACCATTAAATTTCAGAAAAAAGGTGAAAAGGTGATCTCATATGATAATCCTTTAAAAGCAAATCCCTTTCCCAAAAACGTTATTATCAGCAAAGTAACTATTATAACAACTATTTTCTTTTTCATGATTTTGCTTCTTACCCTGATGCTCACGGTGGAAATATTCCCCTACCGAAAATGGGAATTTATTTCAAACGAGAGCCATCATCCTTCTAACCTTTATCTTTTTAGTATTTTTGTGTTATTTGCTGTCAGCCAAATAATCTTGAAGGACAATTTCCATTGGTATGGATATACCATTAATCTTAGCTTATTTTTACTAGCCGTGATACCCTATTTATCCCAAAGGAACGGATGGAAATACATCGGTTTTTCCTTCTACCATCCATTGAAGCAGATAGTTGTTGTCCTTAGCTTATCCATCATCTTTCAAATGGCAGGTTCTCTTCAATGGCCAAAAGAAATGAGCCTCCCTCCATGGGGAATGTTCTTCTGGCAGTTTCTCAAAACCTATTTCTTTATTGCTCTCATTCAAGAATTATACTGGAGGATTGTCGTTCAAAATACACTGGAGCGTTTACTAAACAAATGGTGGGCTCTTTTTATCACCACTTTCTTCATATCGGTGATTCAATTTACAGTAAATACATTTGAGGGAATGATGTCCTCTACTGAATTATACCTTCAATCATTTCTCATTGCCCCTGCAGGATTTTTTGTAATCGGCTTATTATTTATACGAACGAGAAGCATCCTTTCCACTTCCTTGCTTGCCTCACTCCTTATTTTATTGCCAAAGTGGCTCCAATATTAA